The DNA segment aatattcttattattaaagactaataaaatatatgaattgtttaactataataattattacttctaagatattttttatttaattaaagttatttaataATTGAGATGTTTTCGagtcatataaatatataatttttttcaatgaaaaaatatataatctaggtgaaaaaaacttatttcattttcatatatataatataatatagtttTACATAtggtatttattttatgaaattatattcttttagtcattataaaaattaatttgttttaattattatataattaataaaatcgatgctattttaatttttttatttaaggttAAAACATATAtggatttttgtaattttgtgaactaaaaataaacagtttttttaaaaaagaattaaaattaaacaactgctaaaaatatatttaagtttttattataaatttataaattacaaattataacaTGGTACTGtactacttttttattttgtttattttttctaaaaaatatgaaattttagtttttttttaaacccaAAACCCAAATTATAAAAGTCCTAGGCATTGTCCACTTATTGTTATTTGTCTGAAacagagagtgagagagagggCAAAACCCTAGCTTTGGAGTCTTCCCTCCCATCTCCCACTTCTTGCAATCTCTGCAGCCATGGCGAGTACCAAAGTTCAGAGGGTTATGACCCAACCTATTGTATAATTCTCACACACTCTTTCACTTTCACTCTCGGTTTTGTTAATTCTAACACTAACCTAACCTCGTTCCTTTCTTCATTTTCCCAGAACTTGATTTTCAGGTTTCTTCAGAGCGTAAGTTTTCACCTACTCATTATCGTTGATAATTCCTTCTGCATTTCCCCtaatttctctttgttttttgttctgactttgttttctttttctaattgtCATTTATGCAGAAAGCGCGCATTCAGATTTGGCTTTTTGAGCAGAAGGATTTGAGGATTGAAGGCCGAATCATCGTGAGTCttgctgttttttttaatgcttcTTTGTTAacatgtttattataatttgtctGTGACTTTATATGTGCGCCGTAATCATCAGTGTATTGGATTGTGAGGGAATTTAGTTTAACGGATTGGTGGTGTTCTGTTCTTTTAAAGGTTTTCGAGTCATACACTTATAATTACCCAACGGAATTGATTCCATGTCCAAAAAGTGTGGATTTTCCTCATCCATTCTGTCATATCTCAATCAGTGTGACCGAAAATTTGTTGACTTCGGGATCTTGTAAACTTTTTGGTTCTTGGGTAGGGGGATTTGGATGAATGGCGGTAGTTGTTGTAGACAGCGTaactttgttaaaaatattgatcATCTGAGCTGATAGTTAAGGGTAAtgtgattttattgttttccaaTCAGGGTtttgatgaatacatgaatttGGTTCTTGATGATGCTGAAGAAGTGAACGTCAAGAAGAAAAGCAGAAAGACATTAGGGAGGATCCTTCTTAAAGGAGACAACATAACCTTGATGATGAACACGTAAGTGAAATTAAATTGTACTTTTATATTTCTCATGATGAAGACTTGAATGAAATCATAATTGTACTTTTATCTTTctcatgattttctttttcttttttgaaaagaaTATGTGAAATAATTCTCTTAcaagttttcttttctaaattccAGGGGGAAATGATTAACACTCTGGCACAGTTGTAAACTCCGTTCCtatccaacaagaaagaaaaattatctttcCCTTTCCAGTTTAATTACTGTTTCTCTTGTTAACATCTTGAATATGTTGTGGGAGAAATATTATCATGTATGAATCTGTGAATTTTTAATACTCTAGATAAATTCTTAGTTGAGCAGTTTAACATGTTATATTGCCATCAGTTTGCCTCTATTATATTTGTGCCTGGAAGCTTGTGATTTTATGACTGAGGAAGTATAGCATCAATCTTAACCTCATTTAGTGGATTTCTccttttattatgtttatatcATATCTTATTCAATCCTTTATAGGAGTTTGTTAGATTGATTTCTGTGggatttcattttgttatatttgCTAAGGTTTTGCATAAGGCAAATGCCTATTATGCAGATGTGAAATACTGCAGTTTGACAGCATTTGCCTTTAGATCTATTGAGTATTGATTTGGAATGCTCTCAAATACTGTGACATCAGCTTCAAGTAATTGgatcttttgaaaagaaaatcatttttggttttttcaattttgtgggGTATTGGCTTCATAGAGTGagctttatttttttggatacGGCATTACATCAAATTATTGCTTGGTGTTTAGGTTTTATGATATGAGTTGGTGAGAGTGGACCTGTTACATTTCACTCAGTCTTTATCTTCAATGTGAAGACTTCTGTTATTTTGATATAGCTTTCTCTTCTCACTTTCTACCACTCATTAATTTAACAGCCTTCAGGGTTTCAACATCATTAAGAATCCTTATTCCTTTTTCTGCTAGTTGATTTATTTGAATCCTATAAATTGGGATTTAGTTGCTTGCTTCttccaaattttttaaaattttggattgaTATGTCTGGGAGACCAGTATTAGTTTTTTGAAGGGAAACTTAATTGTGCATTTCAAAATCGTAGTCTCCTTACTTCCAGGGTTTTAAGGAGCTCGCTATAGTACTGCTTTAACGATAGCAGCCCTTGCCACAGCGTAGTGGCGCTGTGGGATGATTCACTTTCTCAAAGAATTCTATCGTATAGCCAAAATTTCAGTTTGAAAATATGAACACAAATACAAATCGTAACGGCCagttattttaaattacatttagTAATCAAACTTATTTTTTGGCCACCTATAGTTTTTGTACTCCTGTTTAAGATTAAAACTGACTCAGACcgatagatggtatcagaaaatCAATTgacttaatatatttatgacTAAATGGTCAATTTCGTCCTTAAATTTGTAATTCATTATCACCTTCAAACTAaggaaaattcaaattgtcTGAAGTTTCATTTAAGTACTTGAAATTAACCTCTTTCATGTTGGTCCCTAAACTTGTATTATTATGATCACTTAAATTCCTGGAATAGGGACTAAAATGGAAAAAAGAGTTAATTTTAGGaactatttgaatttttaagttTCAAGAACTAAAATGATATCAAGATATACaaatttagggactaaatttGCCATTTAGTCCCATCTCCAAACATTTGGGGATATAGTAATAGCCTTAGTGACCaaaaagtatttttgttttataaaatacataaatctaatcaaataaaaaaggcTAGGCTATTCTGACTATCGTGAATTCTGTATGGGAAATATGACTTGTATTTGTGTGTTTCACCAGCTTACTTATATTTTCGCACAAAACGTGTAGGCAAAATCTAAAATGAAAGTTAACTCCTCATATGAATAATGAATCAAAACGTTACCACAAAGGTTGTTTCAGAGCGTCGTGTGAATAAAATGCATTGATTCTCAGTGGCTAACACACCCATGTGAAAGCCAAATTGATTAATAGATATCGTATTTACAGCAGATTTCTCTgccataaattatatttgtacatTAGAGACCTTgctgataatattaatattaatatatgcaAAATTTTCTTCTGCTTTTTTGATGTAGCCAAGCTGGTAAAATAAATGGTGAGATGCAATGTTCCTCCGGAATCGACAATAATATTAATCAACAGCAGTCACAAAGTGACGAGTCTCTTGCACCGGAGTTCGTTAGTTTATTATTCAACTACAGACTGCTTCCACTGCAAGTTTCCTTGATAAACCAGGACACAAGTTGCTTTTGAAATTCTCTTCAGTTAA comes from the Glycine soja cultivar W05 chromosome 6, ASM419377v2, whole genome shotgun sequence genome and includes:
- the LOC114415821 gene encoding small nuclear ribonucleoprotein E-like; translation: MASTKVQRVMTQPINLIFRFLQSKARIQIWLFEQKDLRIEGRIIGFDEYMNLVLDDAEEVNVKKKSRKTLGRILLKGDNITLMMNTGK